The Oryza glaberrima chromosome 5, OglaRS2, whole genome shotgun sequence DNA segment TAGGGGATACTCTAGCTTCATTACTATTCTACAGTTAAGCAGGCATCGAGAAACAAAGCAGGTAGCCCACTTTgggcccaaaaaaaaaagagagcatgtTTCGACTGTGCACATGGTAGATTGCTAGTGTATAATGCTCGAAACCTCGACAACTCGTCAACTACACAAGGTCAGTGGTTTCTAGCCGCTATATATACTGACCGTGTTCCCAAAACCTTTCTCCATCCGTGTACCGATTGATCTGCAGCAAGCTTCAGCTTGCTCCTGCATCTATCGATCATGGATAGATCACCGTCTCATAGTCTTCTCCTCTGCTTCCTCCTCTTCGCTCAGCCGTTGCAAGCACGGATGCTAGGTAGGCAACATAGACGCTTTCACTCACATGCATCATGTGAAAAAAAGAGCGAGAGAGGAGTGCATTTGGTAGCTAGTAATTTGTCATTCACTGACCAAACGCATCACGCATTGTCCTTGACCATGTGAAAATATTATAACAATGGTTTGATAGCTAATTTGTCTGTCTGTTCTTCACTGACGAAATTTCTCCTGCTGTTTTTGTCGTTTCAGGAGAAGCCTACTCCTCCCATCCACATCTTCGTGCGTCGGCGTGGCGGAGCAACGTCAGCACGGATGACGGTGGTGCGCTGGTGAGGCCGTCGCCGTacatctcgccgtcgccgaagcACCCGGCGCCGCATCAAcacggcggaggtggcgcgccgccgccgatgtggCGGCCGGTTGCTGTTGCTCCGCCGTTGGCAGGACACGATGACCAACCTGCACCGCGACAGGGTCCCCCAAGCCCGGCAGTATACACCGTTTAGACGTCTAGTTATTTGTTGTAACCTTTGATGTTACAAGGTAGTCACTGCCATTCGTGTGATTGGAATGCCGTTTTGTTTGGGAAATTTGAGAGCCATCGGGtgagaatatgaaaaacaaGCTAAATTCTACTTATTCACGGGGCCTATTTGGAGGAGTTTCTAGTTGCTGCAGTTTCTCCCAGAATCATAAGCTCTCCCAAATAGTCCAGCTTTTGGTCTAAATTCTAAAAAGCTGTAGTTGTGGAATCAGAAAATGAAAAGCTAGAAGCTGGGAAACCCACTTTTTCCAGATTcttagaagctggctaccagccagctgcttctcagaatcttaagctcctcCAAACAGACCCCTCGTTCATTTTtcagattctacaactacagattcttagaatctgggtaaaaagctggactgtttgggggagtttcTGGCAGCTGAAGATTTTAGGAGAAGTTGCACCTACTAGAAGCTCCTTCAAATAGACCCTTAGAATCTAGATAAAAAGCTAGATTGTTTGAGGAGCCGAAGATGAAATTGTAGTTACAAGAAGCTCCCTTAAACATGGCCTGATTGGCTGATTATGTTGTCAATTATCAAAACTGTCAGCTCCTCGCCATCAGGCTTCCAAAACCTGCTAGTGACTGGCTGTAGCCTGTAGCAACTAGCAACCGGTTTGTGGTAAGTGCAAAAAAAATCGTTGAATGCTCGCATGGTTTGATGGTTTGAATGCTCGCATTAAGATATGTGTGACTGCAAGCCAAAAATCTCACCAATTCACGGCCAGATCGATCGCGATCGAGTGAGCGCAGAAGTTTGACACTAGCTCCGGCCATTCACGCACGTGGGTTTTCGCGGTTGCTTCCTAGCtgttgaacattttttttttcttttgaaactaATAGCTGTTGAACAGTTACGTTGCTAGCAACCTTAGCTCGCAGAGAAAAAATGCGTACGgtattattccaaaaaaaaaaattgcgtaCGGTAGCAACTAACTGACAACATACGGTCATTCCTACTCCagtgagtactccctccgtcccaaaaaaaaccaaaccctggatttccgtgtccaactttaactgtccgtcttatatgaaatttttttataattcgtattttattgttgttagatgataaaacatgattaatattttatgcgtgacttgtctttttaatttttttaaataagatagacggtcaaacgttggacacggaaacatggtttgtttttttaggacggaggagtAGGAACTAACAAAACCATTGACTCACCAATCGCCACACACATTGTCGACAAGTACAAGCGCCGTACGCAATTAAACCCTACCTATATAAAGAGCTCGTCGCGAGCGCTGCAGCTTGCAAACACACATGCACACATCTCTCGATCCATTGATCGAATCGAGAATTCGAGATCAGCTTCCTTCTGATCTCCTTCCCGCCATGGAGAGTTCGTCTCGATCTCCTTGCATTTGcaagctgctgctgatgctgatgcttcACGTCGTCCTGCTCGCTCCTCCGCTGCTCCAAGCTCGCCCGCTCGCGCTCGGACATGGGCATCGTCTGCAGGAGTCGCCGCCGGTTATAATGCTGCCGAccgacggcgaggccgcggccgccgcctcgccgggaCTGGATGTGCCGGGACAGCTGGGACGATCCggtggggcgccgccgccgcctcggtcgAATCGGCCGGTGACGCCGCTGGccggggtcgacggcggcgtgtcGGGGGGAAGGGCGCCGACCAATACTCCGCCGTCGCCTCAGCCGGGTGGGTCGACGAAGCCGctctccgacgacgacgggaaGCCGCTGGTGTggctcgctccgccgccgccgcagggaaACAAGCCGCCTACCACGTCTCCACGTCTCCGAACAGGCACGGATCCCCCGCTCcggctgccggcgccggcggatgATGCCGCCGGTTTGCTCCACCTGATCCGCGTCGCCGTCGAATACGTGATCGGCGAACTCGAAGCCTGATCGATCGAGACCGAGGAAGAAGATAAAGTTAAACTGtaccattaattaattaccaactGTATAAATGTCTAGCTTAAGTAGCCAGCTAAGTAGACGAGCACATGTATATTTATTTGGCAAGCATGCTAATTTCGGTTAATTTCGTCACTAGCTATGCTGGGTTCGTCGTAGGCTCTGCAAGGctagcatatatatatctatcgaTCCTCATGTATATTTCGACCTTAATTAACATGTATCTTTTCAATGTTTCAGTaagtctgaaattctgaatcaaTAAAAACTAAGTTGTATTCAGACTTGTGTCTTAATTATAAGTTTGCCATGATttaataaatttcaaaatttgtaaTTAATAATATCCGGTTGTACTTAGTTTGGGTCTcacaattaattataacaataTTTTAAGTTTTGATAACTTTATAGAATTCGGGAATGCTTATTATCGACGGGCTATACTCGTTGACGAGATTTGTAGAGTACAGGGATCGTTAGAATCAGGGTGTACCTGAGACTGTATCAAGgagacaagaaacaaaaaattatactggtttaggcaTTCAATGAGAGTAATAACcctaatcaaatttatatagattatagataaaataacaCAAAGATTACAATGGGGGATATAACAAAGGAACTAACCCGCtgactaagagcaagtttaatagtgtatagccaactactagctccaattcatctatagccaatgtaatagctcattcatacaatagttacatactacactattaatacctggtcccaccaatcatacacacactgcgtcttggagtccgtgctacagccggctataaatctgtagcccgctgctcttctctctcctcagttattttcttaaaatatgtttgcagctcatagctagcctgctattgtacctgctataATGCTATCGAGAATGGCCCGACGAGATCTATCCTAGCTCGTGTTCGTGGAGCACCACAAGAATGTCTGAACACTCCTTTTTTTTAGGCGAAAGGGCAGGAGTTCTACCAATTTCATTAAAGAAGAGAAAGCAAGAATACAACAACCCCTTGCAAGTTTTTGGATCTAGTTCCCGTCAAGACACGAGACAAAGTCTGAACACTCTGAACCTAGCAAAGAGCTAGCAATTTTCCGTTACTCGTTTTCTTCAGTGGTTGATCTATAGTAGCTAGTATCCCTAGTGAATTCATggtgttccaaaaaaaaaaaacagcttttcttgttttttcgCCGGACCCCATGCCTTGTCACTAATTCATTATCATAGCATGCATGATTATGATTAAATGAATAATTCATTTGTGACTAGTGTCATGTCAACATTTTATATTGCTGAAGTCCCGAGAATCTTGGTATGAAATGATAAATAATATGTAGAGCCAAGCACTTGGTCCAATTTTGTCATATATACAGAGGTATAGATAGGGTTCTGAGCTAGCTGTAGCTTCGTTCATTATTCTACAGTTACATGTACAGGCTGACAGGCATCGCCGCACCCAATTTGGGTGCAGAAAAATGAGTAGAGAGGTGACAGAAGAGCTAAGCACATGTAAGTATATATGAGCATCTTTAGGTTTGTCTACTGGGCTGCAGTACACATGATAATGCTGGAATAATCCTTGAACTATATATAATCCTCTGGTCTTAAAGAAAAATCCCTTTCAACGACACAAGTCCAGTCTCCAGCCACTATATATAATGACCGTGTTCCCAAACCTTTCTTCATCCATCTACCGATCGATCTATACAACAAGCTAGCTAAGAGCACATTCAGCTTAATTTTAGCTTCAATTTAGCTCTCTTGCATTAATTATCGGTCGGCCATGGACAGATCACTGTCTACTTCAGTGGTGCTTCTCGTCGTCATGCATTTCATCCTCTTTGTTCAGCTTTTGGAAGCACGAACACTCGGTAGGTAACAACCATCATAGAATTAACAGTACGTTTCTTTCAGTCGCATTGATCATGTGATAAGGATTAATGTTTTTGATAGCTAATTTGGCCTGCACTAACTAACAATCGCATGCATCATGTGAAAAAGGAACAGGAttgatatatatagagcatgtATACTATTTGTCCTTAATTCACTGACGAAGTTTCTTGTGCTCTGTTTCTGTCCATTCAGGAGACGCGTATCAGCACGTAgatgcgtcgtcgtcgtcggcgttgcGGCTGTGGAGCGGCGGGgatgtcgacggcggcgcgctggcgaggtcgtcggcgcacgctccgccggcgccggggtcACCGCGTCCGCCGCAGCATtcgccgcgccaccaccgcggcgAAGGAGGCGCGCCGTTGTTGTGGCCGGTCGcacgtcgctgctgctgctccgccaTTTGCAGGAGGACATGTTGGGCAACCTGTACTCTCCCCAGGCCAGCCGGCAGTGTTAGTATACACCATTTAGTTATCCAATTCGTAACCCTTGATCAGTTCAAATCTAAtcgctgacaagtgggcccaaaagcaggtgggacccacatgtctgCGAGGAGTACTGCATTGCGTGTCCATGCAACCTTCATGTTTAAGGAAGTCTTTAGACTTGTTGTGGGCATATGTTAACACCATCCGTTGAACAGTTGTtagaaccctaaccctagattgCGATTCGGCGGGCGGAGATGAGAAGGCCCACCATAGAAGAGAAACTGGCGACCTACTCCATGTTCCAGGTTCGTCAGGGATCCACCGTCCCGATCACCGCGCGGGAGTGGCTGgactcgctgccgccgccgccgccgccgccgacgcaatCGGGGGCTAATTCCTCCacctccctgccgccgccgccgccggcggggtcgGCAGGCGAGGccccggcgacgag contains these protein-coding regions:
- the LOC127773734 gene encoding uncharacterized protein LOC127773734, with the protein product MESSSRSPCICKLLLMLMLHVVLLAPPLLQARPLALGHGHRLQESPPVIMLPTDGEAAAAASPGLDVPGQLGRSGGAPPPPRSNRPVTPLAGVDGGVSGGRAPTNTPPSPQPGGSTKPLSDDDGKPLVWLAPPPPQGNKPPTTSPRLRTGTDPPLRLPAPADDAAGLLHLIRVAVEYVIGELEA